One Clostridium sp. CM027 genomic window carries:
- a CDS encoding L-threonylcarbamoyladenylate synthase: MKTKITIIDENNIEQNIINEAGLVIAEGGLVVFPTETVYGLGANALDKIAVEKIFKAKGRPQDNPLIVHVADFNIEYLVKEIPYIAKEIMNRYWPGPITLIFNKSDLIPITTSAGLNTVGIRMPANLIARKLIEAAGTPIAAPSANISGRPSPTDVESCIEDLNGKIEYILGGDKSKVGLESTIVDCTCTPICILRPGAITIEMLREIDEKIYIDKNIMSKPKDDFKPKAPGMKYRHYAPKSPVKIICGDLEKTVAKINEIVQNNMGNKKIGIIATDETKAKYCCGTVISLGSRKHLDSVGKNLFEVLRSFDDTDVDLILSEAFEEKGIGVAIMNRLKKSAGFDMIEV; encoded by the coding sequence ATGAAAACGAAGATAACAATAATAGATGAAAATAATATTGAACAAAATATAATTAATGAGGCTGGGCTCGTTATAGCTGAAGGCGGATTAGTTGTTTTTCCTACGGAAACAGTTTATGGTCTTGGTGCGAATGCCTTAGATAAGATTGCTGTAGAAAAAATTTTTAAGGCTAAGGGAAGACCACAGGATAACCCCCTTATTGTGCATGTGGCAGATTTTAATATAGAGTATTTAGTTAAAGAAATACCCTATATAGCCAAAGAAATTATGAATAGATACTGGCCTGGACCAATAACGCTTATTTTTAATAAGTCTGATTTGATACCTATAACTACAAGTGCGGGACTCAATACTGTAGGTATACGTATGCCAGCGAACCTCATTGCAAGAAAACTTATTGAGGCAGCTGGAACACCTATTGCAGCCCCATCAGCTAATATATCTGGTAGACCCAGTCCAACTGATGTAGAAAGTTGTATTGAAGATTTAAATGGAAAGATAGAGTATATTCTAGGGGGAGATAAAAGTAAAGTAGGCCTTGAGTCAACAATAGTTGATTGTACTTGTACCCCTATATGTATACTAAGGCCGGGGGCTATAACCATTGAGATGTTAAGAGAGATAGATGAGAAAATATATATTGATAAAAATATAATGTCTAAACCAAAGGACGATTTTAAACCTAAAGCACCTGGTATGAAGTATAGGCATTATGCACCAAAATCTCCAGTTAAAATTATATGTGGAGATTTAGAAAAAACTGTTGCAAAAATCAATGAAATAGTGCAGAATAATATGGGCAATAAAAAAATAGGGATTATAGCGACAGATGAAACTAAAGCTAAATATTGTTGCGGCACTGTTATTTCCTTAGGTAGCAGAAAGCACTTAGATAGCGTGGGCAAAAATCTTTTTGAAGTTTTAAGAAGTTTTGATGATACCGATGTAGATTTAATATTATCAGAAGCGTTTGAGGAAAAGGGTATAGGTGTTGCTATAATGAATAGGCTTAAGAAATCTGCAGGCTTTGATATGATTGAAGTATAG
- the rpiB gene encoding ribose 5-phosphate isomerase B, whose translation MKIALGSDHGGLSLKKEIIKHLESKNIQIADFGTYTEESCDYPDYALKVAQEIAVKNFELGILICGTGIGISIAANKVPGIRAALCSDTFSAHATREHNNANILALGERVIGTGLALDIVDTFIAAKFQGDRHQKRIDKINKIEEKYSK comes from the coding sequence ATGAAAATAGCATTAGGTAGTGACCATGGTGGTTTAAGTTTGAAAAAAGAGATTATTAAACATCTGGAGAGTAAAAACATCCAGATAGCGGACTTTGGTACTTATACTGAGGAGTCTTGTGATTATCCAGATTATGCTCTAAAAGTTGCACAGGAAATAGCAGTTAAAAATTTTGAACTTGGTATACTAATATGCGGTACAGGGATTGGAATAAGTATTGCTGCCAATAAAGTACCTGGGATAAGAGCTGCACTATGCAGCGACACTTTTAGCGCCCATGCAACGCGCGAGCATAATAATGCTAACATACTAGCGCTTGGCGAGCGAGTTATTGGCACCGGGTTAGCCCTAGATATTGTAGATACTTTTATCGCTGCAAAATTTCAAGGGGACAGACATCAAAAAAGAATTGATAAAATAAATAAAATTGAGGAAAAATACTCTAAATAA
- a CDS encoding glycosyltransferase family 4 protein, with protein sequence MSNRYILAIITALISFIITPLVKKLAIKVNAIDIPKDERRVHNKPIPVMGGLAIYIAFVIGIILYNGILTTSQIGIIIGATIIVIGGIIDDIKDLSPKYKVLIQVIAAICLLVSGIRISTVTNPFREFYPYLSIGWVYIPVTIIWIVGVTNAFNLIDGLDGLAAGIAFISSVTLMIVSLLNGRLEAAFLTAVLSGAVLGFIPYNFNPASIFMGDTGSQLLGFLLAAISIEGAIKSATSFVIAVPILAFGLPIYDTLFAMIRRKVNGKSMMQADKGHLHHRLLDMGLSQKQAVIIMYFISAVLGGIAIIAMQISNQRAYFLLASVMVIIVLVAWKYGIFQQKE encoded by the coding sequence ATGAGTAATAGGTATATTTTAGCAATAATTACAGCTTTAATTTCTTTTATAATTACCCCTTTAGTTAAGAAATTAGCAATAAAGGTGAATGCCATAGATATTCCTAAAGATGAAAGGCGAGTTCATAATAAGCCTATTCCAGTTATGGGAGGGCTCGCTATATACATAGCCTTTGTTATAGGAATAATTTTATATAATGGCATCCTAACAACTTCCCAAATAGGTATAATTATTGGAGCAACTATTATTGTTATTGGGGGCATTATAGATGATATTAAAGATTTAAGTCCTAAATATAAGGTTTTAATACAGGTTATAGCGGCCATATGCCTTTTAGTATCAGGTATAAGGATATCAACTGTAACTAACCCTTTTAGAGAATTTTACCCTTATCTAAGTATAGGATGGGTTTACATCCCGGTAACAATAATATGGATTGTAGGTGTGACTAATGCTTTTAATCTAATAGATGGATTAGACGGTTTAGCAGCAGGTATAGCATTTATATCTTCTGTTACCTTAATGATAGTTTCTTTGCTTAATGGAAGACTCGAAGCAGCATTTTTGACTGCTGTCTTAAGTGGTGCTGTTTTAGGATTTATACCATACAATTTCAATCCAGCTTCTATATTTATGGGGGATACGGGATCTCAATTACTAGGGTTTCTTCTGGCAGCTATTTCAATTGAAGGGGCTATTAAATCTGCAACATCTTTTGTTATTGCAGTACCAATTTTAGCTTTTGGATTACCTATTTATGATACTCTTTTCGCTATGATTAGAAGGAAAGTTAATGGGAAATCTATGATGCAAGCAGATAAAGGCCATTTGCACCATAGGCTTTTGGATATGGGCCTCAGCCAAAAACAAGCAGTTATTATCATGTATTTTATAAGCGCTGTTTTAGGTGGGATTGCCATTATAGCTATGCAAATTAGTAATCAAAGGGCATATTTTTTGTTAGCATCAGTAATGGTTATAATAGTTTTAGTGGCTTGGAAATATGGAATTTTTCAGCAAAAAGAGTAA
- a CDS encoding deaminase — MERIDKHNYYLDICETISERGTCLRRNFAAIIVKNDEIMSTGYSGAPRGRANCCDLGVCRREELKVPRGTRYELCRSVHAEQNAIISARRNDMLGSTLYLVGKEVNSGELVINASPCSLCKRFIINSGIEKVIIRDNKTQYKIVYVEEWIENDDSIQGDGGY; from the coding sequence ATGGAAAGAATTGATAAGCATAATTATTATTTGGATATATGCGAAACAATATCTGAACGAGGTACTTGTTTACGTAGAAATTTTGCAGCTATAATAGTGAAAAATGATGAAATTATGTCTACTGGATATTCAGGAGCGCCTAGAGGAAGAGCGAATTGTTGTGATTTAGGGGTCTGTAGAAGAGAAGAATTAAAAGTCCCAAGAGGGACAAGGTATGAACTTTGTAGATCAGTACATGCTGAGCAAAATGCAATTATATCAGCCCGGAGAAATGATATGTTAGGGTCGACTTTGTATTTAGTTGGGAAAGAGGTTAATAGTGGTGAATTAGTTATAAATGCGTCTCCATGTTCTTTGTGCAAGAGGTTTATAATTAATTCGGGTATAGAGAAGGTAATAATTAGAGATAACAAAACGCAATATAAAATTGTATATGTAGAGGAATGGATAGAAAATGATGATTCAATTCAAGGTGATGGTGGATATTAA
- a CDS encoding ZIP family metal transporter yields the protein MNSSIVLIIIFSGVIALIGTMTGAFLGVIINKPSQKFLGNIIGFSSGLMLSIVVFELIPEATEKTGLLGTLLFLILGIIVVVTIDKISNLSGNANSQYTKVAFMVAIGIMIHNFPEGLIMGFGFVNGENLGLKMSVIIAIHDVPEGLAVAAPLMLSGTKSRKILFYAFLTALPTAIGAWIGIYIGSISVNILGGALAFASGVMLYVIYGEMIPQSKKLWSGITNTLGILLGIIVGLIVTNVL from the coding sequence TTGAATAGTAGTATTGTTTTGATAATCATATTTTCAGGAGTAATAGCTTTGATTGGTACTATGACAGGGGCGTTTTTAGGTGTTATTATAAACAAACCTTCACAAAAGTTCTTAGGAAATATTATAGGATTTTCATCAGGACTTATGCTTTCTATTGTAGTTTTTGAACTTATTCCAGAAGCTACAGAAAAAACAGGATTGCTAGGAACCTTATTATTTTTAATCCTAGGAATTATTGTTGTTGTAACAATAGACAAAATCAGCAATTTAAGTGGCAATGCAAATTCTCAATATACAAAGGTGGCTTTTATGGTTGCCATTGGAATAATGATTCATAATTTTCCAGAAGGTCTAATAATGGGATTTGGGTTTGTTAACGGAGAGAACTTAGGACTTAAAATGAGCGTTATAATTGCAATACATGATGTGCCGGAAGGCTTGGCTGTGGCAGCACCTCTAATGCTTTCGGGGACAAAAAGCAGAAAAATATTATTTTACGCATTTTTAACAGCCTTGCCTACTGCAATTGGCGCTTGGATAGGAATTTATATTGGCAGCATATCTGTAAATATATTAGGTGGTGCTCTAGCATTTGCGTCAGGTGTTATGTTATATGTGATTTACGGAGAGATGATTCCACAGTCTAAAAAGCTTTGGTCAGGAATCACAAACACATTGGGAATACTTTTGGGGATAATAGTTGGGTTAATAGTGACTAATGTGCTTTAA
- the upp gene encoding uracil phosphoribosyltransferase: MSKVTQITHPLIQHKLAYIRDKNTGSKYFRELVSEVAMLMAYEVTRDIQLEEVEIETPICITKCKVLAGKKMAIVPILRAGLGMVDGMLNLIPAAKVGHIGMYRNEETLQPVEYFCKLPQDISERDVIVTDPMIATGGSAIDAISALKKRGAKNIRIMCLIASPEGIKAITEAHPDVDIYVASIDEKLNEKGYIVPGLGDAGDRLFGTK, encoded by the coding sequence ATGAGTAAAGTAACGCAAATCACACATCCACTTATACAACACAAATTGGCATACATAAGAGACAAAAACACAGGTTCAAAGTATTTTAGAGAGTTAGTTTCAGAGGTCGCAATGCTTATGGCTTATGAAGTTACACGTGATATACAATTAGAAGAAGTAGAAATTGAAACTCCTATTTGTATTACTAAATGCAAAGTTTTGGCTGGAAAGAAAATGGCTATAGTACCTATATTAAGAGCAGGTTTAGGAATGGTTGATGGTATGCTAAATCTTATACCGGCAGCTAAGGTTGGACATATAGGAATGTATAGGAATGAGGAAACGTTGCAACCAGTTGAGTACTTCTGTAAATTGCCTCAGGACATTAGTGAAAGAGATGTAATTGTTACGGATCCTATGATTGCTACAGGAGGTTCTGCGATAGATGCAATTTCAGCTCTTAAGAAAAGAGGAGCAAAAAATATAAGAATTATGTGTCTTATAGCTTCACCTGAGGGAATTAAGGCTATTACGGAGGCACACCCAGATGTAGATATATATGTAGCCTCAATTGATGAAAAATTAAATGAAAAAGGATATATTGTACCGGGTCTTGGTGATGCTGGAGATAGATTATTCGGAACTAAATAG
- the wecB gene encoding non-hydrolyzing UDP-N-acetylglucosamine 2-epimerase — translation MENIKVIVIFGTRPEAIKMAPLIKELEKNSQIQCTVCVTAQHREILDQVLEIFDIVPQYDLNIMKAKQSLTGITCSVLQGLEEIFEKEQPDIVLVHGDTTTTFAASLAAFYRKIPVGHVEAGLRSHNKFFPYPEEINRKLTGALADLHFAPTTTSKENLLREGIEGSTIFVTGNTVIDAMKFTIKEKYIFENCELNEIDYENKKVIMVTAHRRENWGIGIENICNALRIVVEENRNVEVLYLVHPNPVVKDTVYSILKGVSRIHLLQPIDTKEIHNLIKKCYLVMTDSGGIQEEAPHLGKPVLVLRQVTERVEAQHAGTVRLVGTDIDKIVLHANNLLRNADEYNHMSNSINPYGDGNASAKIVDELVNYFDKDKT, via the coding sequence GTGGAAAATATTAAGGTTATAGTAATATTTGGTACAAGACCTGAGGCTATAAAAATGGCACCTCTTATTAAGGAATTAGAAAAAAATTCTCAAATACAATGCACGGTATGTGTCACAGCGCAGCACAGAGAAATATTAGATCAAGTCTTGGAAATTTTTGATATTGTACCTCAGTATGATTTAAACATAATGAAAGCGAAACAAAGCTTAACGGGGATAACATGTTCTGTTCTTCAAGGTTTAGAGGAGATTTTTGAAAAAGAACAACCGGATATAGTACTTGTACATGGAGATACAACAACAACATTTGCAGCGTCTCTGGCAGCTTTTTATAGAAAAATACCTGTTGGTCATGTAGAAGCAGGGCTAAGAAGTCATAATAAATTTTTTCCTTACCCAGAAGAAATTAATAGGAAGTTAACTGGCGCTTTAGCAGATTTGCATTTTGCACCTACAACGACCTCTAAAGAAAACCTATTAAGAGAGGGAATAGAGGGAAGTACTATTTTTGTTACGGGAAATACAGTTATTGATGCTATGAAGTTTACAATTAAAGAGAAGTATATTTTTGAAAATTGTGAGCTAAATGAAATTGATTATGAAAACAAAAAAGTCATAATGGTTACGGCTCACAGAAGAGAAAATTGGGGAATTGGAATTGAAAATATATGTAATGCTTTGAGAATTGTTGTTGAAGAAAATCGAAATGTCGAAGTATTATATCTAGTTCATCCTAATCCAGTAGTGAAAGATACGGTTTACAGCATTTTAAAAGGCGTAAGTAGGATACATTTACTCCAGCCTATAGATACAAAAGAAATTCATAATTTAATAAAAAAATGTTATCTAGTAATGACCGATTCAGGAGGAATTCAGGAAGAAGCTCCTCATTTAGGTAAACCAGTTTTAGTTCTTAGGCAAGTTACGGAGAGAGTAGAAGCGCAGCATGCTGGCACTGTAAGGCTAGTTGGGACAGATATAGATAAAATTGTATTGCATGCTAATAATCTTCTTAGAAATGCAGATGAGTATAATCACATGAGTAATTCAATTAATCCTTATGGAGATGGAAATGCTTCTGCTAAAATAGTAGATGAACTAGTGAATTACTTTGATAAAGATAAAACATAA
- a CDS encoding ATP-binding protein has product MKRNIISIDENKCNGCGLCINACHEGAIELVSGKAKLISDEYCDGLGDCLPGCPTDAIKIIQRDAVEYDVQAVEIKKKQNDAKPNLPCGCPGTMEKSIKRNVNLNIKLAATKISSYDASPLESELNQWPVQLKLVNSKAGFLKGADILIAADCTAYAYGGFHKEFIKERVTLIGCPKLDDNDYYRQKISEILENNNIKSITVVRMEVPCCAGIVNSVKEAMLRAGIIVPYKEVTIGINGVII; this is encoded by the coding sequence ATGAAAAGGAATATTATTAGTATAGATGAAAATAAATGTAATGGTTGCGGATTATGCATAAATGCTTGTCATGAAGGAGCCATAGAGCTCGTTAGCGGTAAGGCTAAATTAATAAGCGATGAATATTGTGATGGTCTGGGAGATTGTCTGCCAGGGTGCCCAACAGATGCTATTAAAATAATACAAAGAGATGCTGTAGAGTATGACGTACAGGCCGTTGAAATAAAAAAGAAACAAAATGATGCTAAACCAAATTTACCCTGTGGATGTCCTGGTACAATGGAAAAATCCATAAAAAGAAATGTGAATTTGAATATTAAACTAGCTGCAACTAAAATAAGCAGTTACGATGCTTCGCCACTAGAGTCAGAATTAAACCAATGGCCAGTACAGTTAAAGCTAGTTAATTCAAAGGCAGGATTTTTAAAGGGTGCAGATATATTAATTGCTGCAGATTGCACGGCGTATGCTTATGGGGGTTTTCATAAGGAATTTATTAAAGAAAGAGTAACGTTAATAGGATGCCCAAAGCTCGATGATAATGATTATTACAGACAAAAAATTTCAGAGATATTAGAAAATAATAATATTAAAAGCATTACGGTAGTTAGAATGGAGGTACCTTGTTGCGCGGGTATTGTTAATTCTGTAAAGGAAGCTATGCTTCGAGCTGGAATAATAGTTCCATACAAAGAGGTAACTATTGGTATAAACGGAGTAATAATTTAG
- a CDS encoding F0F1 ATP synthase subunit A, with protein sequence MATIAQLPSVNLFGYNFQITASLITQWVIVLVLILLIAFINRNLKKIPDKKQSVVEIFVEFVQKTIEETMGKNFKAFVPFIGTLGIYLLSMNLVGILGIKPPTTDYSVTLGMSLITFIVIQGYTIKKSGVIQYFTGYAKPLPLLLPVNIMERIMLPVSLSLRLFGNMFAATIIMELVYSALNSVTWVAQLGIPIPLHMYFDLFDGTIQMIIFVMLTMINIVITSEE encoded by the coding sequence GTGGCAACGATCGCACAACTACCTAGTGTGAATTTGTTTGGATATAATTTTCAAATTACAGCTAGTTTAATAACACAGTGGGTAATAGTTTTGGTATTGATATTACTAATAGCATTTATTAATAGAAATCTAAAAAAAATACCAGACAAAAAACAGAGTGTAGTTGAAATTTTTGTAGAATTTGTTCAAAAAACAATAGAAGAGACCATGGGTAAAAATTTTAAGGCTTTTGTTCCATTTATTGGTACATTAGGAATTTATCTTTTATCAATGAATTTAGTAGGTATACTTGGAATAAAACCACCTACTACAGACTATAGTGTAACTTTGGGAATGAGTTTAATTACATTTATAGTGATACAGGGTTATACAATTAAGAAATCCGGTGTTATACAGTATTTTACTGGCTATGCAAAACCATTACCTTTATTACTTCCAGTAAATATAATGGAGAGAATTATGTTGCCGGTATCTTTAAGTCTAAGATTATTTGGAAATATGTTTGCGGCAACTATAATTATGGAATTAGTTTATAGTGCATTGAATAGCGTTACTTGGGTGGCGCAACTCGGAATACCGATACCGTTACACATGTATTTTGATTTATTTGATGGTACTATCCAAATGATTATTTTTGTAATGTTAACAATGATTAATATTGTAATAACTTCAGAAGAGTAA
- a CDS encoding ATP synthase subunit I, translated as MNVKSAQMYKKINFFNFFIALIGTVVIYFINKEYAVFFLLGLILASINLLFNLISVNFILCKVKNKYGVVTLFGFVFRVIIVCVTGLMVFNYSNFAIIAFILGYSSQLISLVLYGINIKECEGK; from the coding sequence GTGAATGTTAAATCAGCACAGATGTATAAAAAAATTAATTTTTTTAACTTTTTTATAGCACTTATTGGGACTGTAGTAATTTATTTTATTAATAAGGAATACGCAGTGTTTTTTTTATTAGGTTTAATATTGGCAAGTATTAATTTGTTATTTAATTTAATATCTGTTAATTTTATATTATGCAAAGTAAAAAACAAATATGGAGTTGTTACTTTATTTGGCTTTGTATTTAGGGTGATTATAGTATGCGTAACAGGCTTGATGGTTTTTAATTATTCTAATTTTGCTATAATTGCGTTTATATTGGGGTATAGTTCACAATTGATTTCTCTAGTACTTTACGGAATTAATATTAAAGAGTGTGAAGGGAAGTGA
- a CDS encoding Crp/Fnr family transcriptional regulator, with amino-acid sequence MDKLVNHLKQCILFKGLTCDELQNLITSINYSISNNCKNCTECQTCIVALEGEICESLGIVIEGKLEVQKHYASGKVVTLAKLDKGKIFGEAIAFSETNIYPATIVSYKGSIILYISKKDIIAMCSSYPKVLNNFMQLLSSKILLLNKKIKELSFETLRQKISNYLLSQYEIQKNLALLLPISRKSLADHLGVQRPSLSRELVNMRADGLIDFNKNLIQIKDLAGIENILN; translated from the coding sequence ATGGATAAACTGGTAAATCATTTAAAACAGTGTATTTTATTTAAAGGTTTAACTTGTGACGAATTGCAAAATTTAATTACAAGTATAAATTATTCAATCTCCAATAACTGCAAAAATTGTACTGAATGCCAAACCTGCATTGTTGCTCTTGAGGGTGAAATCTGTGAATCTCTAGGCATTGTAATTGAAGGTAAACTAGAAGTACAAAAACATTATGCTAGTGGAAAAGTTGTTACCCTTGCAAAATTAGATAAAGGAAAAATTTTTGGAGAAGCAATCGCTTTTTCAGAGACAAATATATACCCAGCTACTATAGTATCTTATAAAGGTTCAATTATACTTTATATTTCAAAAAAAGATATTATAGCTATGTGTAGCTCCTACCCTAAAGTACTAAACAACTTCATGCAATTATTATCAAGTAAAATTCTTTTATTAAATAAAAAGATTAAAGAACTCTCTTTTGAAACCCTAAGGCAAAAAATATCTAATTACTTACTTTCTCAATATGAAATTCAAAAAAACTTAGCACTCCTACTTCCTATTTCTAGAAAAAGCCTTGCTGATCATCTAGGTGTACAGAGACCATCTCTTTCAAGAGAGCTCGTGAATATGAGAGCTGATGGCTTAATAGATTTCAACAAGAATTTAATTCAAATAAAAGATTTAGCTGGCATAGAAAATATATTAAATTAG
- a CDS encoding NADH peroxidase, translating to MKKFVCTVCGYIHEGDSAPSVCPVCGAKSDKFIEKTENDMSWADEHVIGVAKGVDAEIIEGLRANFVGECTEVGMYLAMSRQADREGFPEVAEAYKRIAFEEAEHASKFAEMLGEVVTADTKKNLEMRVDAEHGACQGKKDLATLAKKLNYDAIHDTVHEMCKDEARHGCAFKGLLNRYFQ from the coding sequence ATGAAGAAATTTGTTTGTACAGTATGTGGATATATTCACGAGGGAGACTCCGCACCTAGCGTTTGTCCAGTTTGTGGTGCAAAAAGCGATAAATTTATAGAGAAAACTGAAAATGATATGTCATGGGCAGATGAACATGTCATTGGAGTTGCTAAAGGCGTAGATGCAGAAATTATAGAAGGATTAAGAGCTAACTTTGTTGGAGAATGTACTGAAGTTGGTATGTATTTAGCAATGAGCCGTCAAGCTGATAGAGAAGGCTTCCCAGAAGTCGCAGAAGCTTATAAGAGAATAGCTTTTGAAGAGGCTGAACATGCTTCAAAATTCGCTGAAATGCTTGGAGAAGTTGTAACCGCAGACACTAAGAAAAACCTTGAAATGAGAGTTGATGCTGAACACGGAGCTTGTCAAGGTAAAAAAGATTTAGCTACTTTAGCTAAAAAACTTAACTATGATGCAATTCATGATACAGTACATGAAATGTGCAAAGATGAAGCACGTCACGGCTGCGCATTTAAGGGATTACTTAATAGATATTTTCAATAA